Proteins co-encoded in one Parafrankia irregularis genomic window:
- a CDS encoding dihydrofolate reductase family protein yields MGKVVMYSSVSVDGFVADENDQPGPLFDWLTSGDVPLDESGELRVSRTSYDYTRPYWDQIGVTLVGRHVFDITDGWGGKPPSGIDHVVVVTHRPEPEGWAPEAPFHFVDGVEAAVARAQELAGDRVVEVAAGEVGGQVLAAGLVDEVRMDVVPVVFGSGKRYFGSVHAQHLLEDPDVMIQGNRVLHLRYRVRKRG; encoded by the coding sequence GTGGGCAAGGTGGTCATGTACAGCTCGGTGTCGGTGGACGGCTTCGTCGCGGACGAGAATGACCAGCCCGGACCGCTGTTCGACTGGTTGACCAGCGGTGACGTCCCGTTGGACGAGAGCGGCGAGCTGAGGGTGTCGCGGACGTCCTACGACTACACCCGGCCGTACTGGGACCAGATCGGGGTGACACTCGTCGGCCGCCACGTCTTCGACATCACGGACGGCTGGGGCGGGAAGCCTCCGAGCGGGATCGACCACGTGGTCGTCGTGACGCACCGTCCGGAGCCCGAGGGCTGGGCCCCCGAGGCGCCGTTTCACTTCGTCGACGGCGTCGAGGCAGCCGTTGCCAGGGCACAGGAGCTTGCGGGCGACCGCGTGGTCGAGGTCGCCGCCGGCGAGGTCGGTGGCCAGGTGCTTGCCGCAGGTCTGGTCGACGAGGTGCGCATGGACGTCGTACCCGTCGTGTTCGGGTCCGGCAAACGCTACTTCGGGTCGGTCCACGCGCAGCACCTGCTGGAGGATCCTGACGTGATGATTCAGGGCAACCGGGTGCTTCACCTGCGCTATCGGGTGCGGAAACGAGGTTGA
- a CDS encoding carbon starvation CstA family protein: MTAHRVVVDTAGRAGRARSIAVWTIVAVAGGVGWAVLALSRGESVSALWMLVAGLGSYAIAFRFYARFLADRVLRVDDTRATPAERLANDVDFQPTDRRVLFGHHFAAIAGAGPLVGPVLAAQMGYLPGTIWIVVGVIFAGAVQDMITLFFSVRRDGRSLGQLARDEIGPVGGVAALVAVFAIMIILLAVLALVVVNALAHSPWGTFSIAMTIPIAVFMGLYLRAIRPGRVAEATALGVAALFAAIVAGRWVQQSGLASAFTLSPKALVICLVGYGFVASVLPVWMLLAPRDYLSTFMKIGTIGLLAVGVVVELPVLQAEAVSPFATRGNGPVFAGSLFPFLFITIACGALSGFHALVACGTTPKMIQKESQIRLVGYGAMLVESFVALMALIAAAALTPGLYFAMNAPAGVVGQTAASASAAVAHLGFTITPDSLDAAARAVGEPTLVARTGGAPTLAVGMSHILSGAFGGGGLAAFWYHFAIMFEALFILTTVDAGTRVGRFMLQDTLGNLWKPIGRVSWWPGVWLSSALVVGAWGYFLWAGATDPLGGINQLFPLFGMANQLLAAIALTVATTLLVKSGRVRWAWVTGAPLAWDVAVTFTAAWQKVFSADPRVGFFAQRDRYADALDDGRILAPAKNIGDMHRVVLNSTVDGVLAMLFALLALVVLVDAARVCAQTIRRRVPVPTTEVAHVPSRIAVPRGRSASEAAVPPTAHSGVTTASKADSPL, translated from the coding sequence GTGACCGCGCATCGCGTCGTCGTCGACACCGCCGGCAGGGCCGGACGGGCGCGGTCGATCGCCGTCTGGACCATCGTGGCGGTGGCCGGCGGGGTTGGCTGGGCTGTGCTCGCGCTGTCCCGGGGCGAGTCGGTGTCCGCGCTCTGGATGCTGGTCGCGGGCCTGGGCTCCTACGCCATCGCCTTCCGTTTCTACGCACGGTTCCTGGCGGACAGGGTGCTGCGCGTGGATGACACCCGGGCGACGCCGGCCGAGCGCCTCGCCAACGACGTCGACTTCCAGCCGACTGACCGGCGGGTGCTGTTCGGCCACCACTTCGCCGCCATCGCCGGGGCCGGCCCGCTCGTCGGCCCGGTCCTGGCCGCGCAGATGGGCTACCTGCCCGGCACGATCTGGATCGTCGTCGGCGTGATCTTCGCCGGCGCGGTGCAGGACATGATCACCCTGTTCTTCTCGGTGCGCCGTGACGGCAGGAGCCTCGGCCAGCTGGCCCGGGACGAGATCGGCCCGGTAGGCGGGGTGGCCGCGCTGGTCGCCGTCTTCGCAATCATGATCATCTTGTTGGCGGTGCTCGCACTCGTCGTGGTGAACGCGCTCGCGCACTCGCCATGGGGCACCTTCTCGATCGCGATGACGATTCCGATCGCGGTGTTCATGGGTCTCTACCTGCGGGCGATTCGGCCCGGACGAGTGGCCGAGGCGACCGCCCTCGGCGTCGCGGCGTTGTTCGCGGCGATTGTCGCCGGCCGCTGGGTACAGCAGTCGGGGCTCGCCTCCGCTTTCACCCTGAGCCCGAAAGCGCTGGTCATCTGCCTCGTCGGCTACGGTTTCGTCGCCTCGGTGCTGCCGGTGTGGATGCTGCTCGCGCCACGCGACTACCTCTCCACCTTCATGAAGATCGGCACCATCGGTCTGCTCGCCGTGGGTGTTGTCGTCGAGCTCCCGGTGCTCCAGGCGGAGGCGGTCAGCCCCTTCGCGACCAGAGGTAACGGGCCGGTGTTCGCCGGCAGCCTGTTCCCGTTCCTGTTCATCACCATCGCCTGCGGCGCGCTGTCCGGATTCCACGCGCTCGTCGCGTGCGGCACCACCCCGAAAATGATCCAGAAAGAGTCCCAGATACGGCTGGTCGGCTATGGGGCGATGCTGGTCGAGTCCTTCGTCGCGCTGATGGCGCTGATCGCGGCGGCGGCTCTGACCCCTGGCCTCTATTTCGCCATGAACGCGCCCGCCGGAGTGGTCGGGCAGACGGCGGCCTCGGCCTCGGCCGCGGTCGCTCACCTCGGCTTCACCATCACCCCGGACTCACTCGACGCCGCGGCCCGGGCCGTGGGCGAGCCGACGCTGGTAGCCCGTACCGGCGGCGCCCCGACGCTCGCCGTCGGCATGTCCCACATTCTTTCCGGCGCTTTCGGTGGCGGCGGGCTGGCCGCCTTCTGGTACCACTTCGCCATCATGTTCGAGGCGTTGTTCATCCTCACCACCGTGGACGCCGGCACCCGGGTCGGGCGGTTCATGCTTCAGGACACGCTCGGGAACCTGTGGAAACCGATCGGCCGGGTGAGCTGGTGGCCCGGAGTCTGGCTGAGCAGCGCCCTGGTGGTCGGTGCGTGGGGCTATTTCCTGTGGGCCGGGGCGACTGATCCCCTCGGTGGGATCAACCAGCTTTTCCCGCTGTTCGGGATGGCCAACCAGCTGCTCGCGGCCATCGCGCTGACTGTCGCGACCACCCTGCTCGTCAAGAGCGGGCGGGTGCGGTGGGCCTGGGTCACCGGTGCCCCGCTCGCCTGGGATGTCGCCGTCACCTTTACCGCGGCCTGGCAGAAGGTCTTCTCCGCAGACCCCAGGGTCGGGTTCTTCGCCCAGCGGGACCGCTACGCCGACGCTCTCGACGACGGCAGGATTCTGGCACCGGCCAAAAACATCGGTGACATGCACAGGGTCGTGCTGAACTCCACGGTGGACGGTGTCCTGGCGATGCTGTTCGCCCTGCTCGCGCTCGTCGTGCTCGTCGATGCGGCCCGGGTCTGCGCACAGACCATCCGTCGCCGGGTGCCGGTGCCCACCACGGAGGTGGCGCATGTGCCCTCACGGATTGCCGTGCCCCGAGGTCGGTCTGCGAGTGAGGCGGCTGTTCCGCCCACCGCGCACTCGGGGGTAACTACGGCTTCCAAGGCGGATTCACCGCTTTAG
- a CDS encoding ABC transporter substrate-binding protein, producing the protein MRRHLSWISSVVVIAGLLVGACSNSGDKKTPDTPVSREANASPGVTADEIHFAAIGTKTNNPLGTCLYDCFIQGINAYFDYRNSEGGLDGRKLKLTTTIDDALAKNKEGSLQIINDNDTFATLSVPMLATGWPDLANAGIPVYSVPWYPDDMNGHDSIYASNGVECIACTRHFMAYAPKVLGDKKIATLGYGVSQSSKDCANAATDTIKLYSKETGQQVVYTNNGIAFGIPNGIGPEVSAMKNAGVEFIVSCFDINGQKTLAQELKRQGMADVPILQSNSYDLTFMKNAGDLFEGDVLGVAFRPFESNGEGNGLALFKKWMEKSGSKLTELAEYGWIAAETAYQGIKAAGPGFTQASVVKATNALTSFTAGGLVPAIDWSRQHEMPTQDDPATHGPKQECMSLLTYKGGKFEFIGGATAEKPWLCWPGTDRKWSEPVPTDFQ; encoded by the coding sequence ATGAGACGACACTTATCGTGGATTTCCTCTGTCGTTGTCATCGCCGGCCTTCTGGTCGGCGCCTGTTCGAATTCGGGTGACAAGAAGACCCCCGACACCCCGGTGTCGCGTGAGGCCAACGCCTCGCCGGGCGTCACCGCCGACGAGATCCACTTCGCCGCTATCGGCACGAAGACGAACAACCCGCTGGGCACCTGCCTTTACGATTGTTTCATCCAGGGCATCAACGCCTACTTCGACTACCGCAACAGCGAGGGCGGCCTGGACGGCCGTAAGCTGAAGCTCACCACGACGATCGACGACGCCCTTGCCAAGAACAAGGAGGGCTCGCTGCAGATCATCAACGACAATGACACCTTCGCGACCCTGAGCGTCCCGATGCTGGCGACCGGCTGGCCGGACCTGGCCAACGCGGGCATCCCGGTCTACTCCGTCCCGTGGTACCCGGACGACATGAACGGCCACGACTCGATCTACGCGAGCAACGGCGTCGAGTGCATCGCCTGCACCCGCCACTTCATGGCCTACGCTCCCAAGGTCCTCGGTGACAAGAAGATCGCCACCCTGGGTTACGGTGTCTCGCAGAGCTCCAAGGACTGCGCGAACGCGGCGACCGACACCATCAAGCTCTACTCGAAGGAAACCGGCCAGCAGGTCGTCTACACCAACAACGGCATCGCCTTCGGCATCCCGAACGGGATCGGCCCGGAGGTCAGCGCGATGAAGAACGCCGGCGTCGAGTTCATCGTCAGCTGCTTCGACATCAACGGCCAGAAGACGCTGGCCCAGGAGCTCAAGCGGCAGGGCATGGCGGACGTCCCGATCCTGCAGTCGAACTCCTACGACCTGACCTTCATGAAGAACGCCGGTGACCTGTTCGAGGGCGACGTCCTCGGTGTCGCCTTCCGGCCCTTCGAGTCGAACGGGGAGGGCAACGGCCTCGCCCTGTTCAAGAAGTGGATGGAAAAGAGCGGATCGAAGCTGACGGAGCTCGCCGAGTACGGCTGGATCGCCGCCGAGACCGCCTACCAGGGCATCAAGGCCGCTGGCCCCGGATTCACCCAGGCTTCCGTCGTCAAGGCGACGAACGCCCTGACCTCCTTCACCGCGGGCGGCCTCGTCCCGGCGATCGACTGGTCACGTCAGCACGAAATGCCGACCCAGGACGACCCGGCCACCCACGGGCCGAAGCAGGAGTGCATGAGCCTGCTGACCTACAAGGGCGGCAAGTTCGAGTTCATCGGTGGGGCGACCGCCGAGAAGCCGTGGCTGTGCTGGCCGGGCACGGACCGGAAATGGTCCGAGCCGGTTCCGACCGACTTCCAGTAA
- a CDS encoding TetR/AcrR family transcriptional regulator produces the protein MTDARRGRPRSDQADRAILGAAADLLTSVGYERLSVEGIAARAGVAKQTIYRRWPSKAAVVAQAVLAAQSGVAIAPPADTGDLRADLQEWALQYGLWLADPVVSAMIRGLVAAAVDSQTNATRLYDHLADPIRTAILSRLTQEAERGTLRKDADLDALIDAILGTMLYRVLSSLTDDPKPDLGGLVNILVDGVRAQ, from the coding sequence GTGACCGATGCCCGCCGGGGTAGACCCCGCAGCGACCAGGCCGACCGCGCCATCCTCGGCGCCGCTGCGGACCTGCTCACCTCTGTCGGCTACGAGCGGCTCTCGGTCGAGGGCATCGCCGCCCGGGCGGGCGTGGCCAAGCAGACGATCTACCGGCGCTGGCCCTCCAAGGCGGCAGTGGTCGCGCAAGCCGTCCTCGCCGCGCAGTCCGGGGTTGCGATCGCCCCACCCGCGGACACCGGCGACCTACGCGCCGACCTGCAGGAATGGGCGCTGCAGTATGGACTGTGGCTGGCCGATCCGGTCGTGTCAGCGATGATTCGCGGGCTTGTCGCGGCAGCTGTGGACAGCCAGACCAACGCCACCCGGCTCTACGACCACCTCGCCGACCCGATCCGCACCGCGATTCTCAGCCGCCTCACCCAGGAGGCGGAACGGGGCACGCTCCGCAAGGACGCCGACCTCGACGCGCTCATCGACGCCATCCTCGGCACCATGCTCTACCGGGTGCTCTCCAGCCTCACCGACGACCCCAAGCCCGACCTCGGGGGGCTCGTGAACATCCTCGTCGACGGGGTGCGGGCTCAATAA
- a CDS encoding DUF6221 family protein, producing MPHLRARILDRIGQLEGTARAVPGPSIWNPRQASGMTGVAPATAAHVARWNPSTVLVLCAGAREIVELHGYRHDCEGENGPWSVPEGRACATLRAAARMLGVDPDQG from the coding sequence GTGCCTCATCTACGCGCCCGAATCCTCGACCGCATCGGCCAGCTTGAAGGGACCGCACGGGCCGTCCCGGGGCCGTCGATCTGGAATCCGCGGCAGGCCTCCGGCATGACCGGGGTCGCTCCCGCGACCGCCGCGCACGTCGCCCGGTGGAACCCGAGCACTGTTCTCGTGCTGTGCGCCGGCGCCCGCGAGATCGTCGAGCTGCACGGCTACCGACACGACTGCGAGGGCGAGAACGGGCCGTGGAGCGTTCCCGAGGGCCGGGCCTGCGCGACCCTGCGCGCCGCCGCCCGGATGCTCGGCGTCGATCCGGACCAGGGCTGA
- a CDS encoding serine hydrolase domain-containing protein produces MAVPAEELLPGTRRALLHRLAVGQAQGRTPSLVGAVVRGGRLVWADGRSMIDGHSPDADVQYRIGSITKTFVAVQVMRLRDEGALDLADPLARHLPDLAATPTAEAAAAAGLGAGVGAAGGAGALTIAHLLGHTSGLASEPPGPWWERTPGTLRPRLGDVLDEPPLRHPPGRRFHYSNPGFALLGALVSRLRGQPWGDTLHQELLAPLGLSRTTLLPQAPHAGGFAVHPWADVMLPEPLQDTGVMAPAGQLWSTAADLARWAVFLTRGDKDILSADTLAEMRQPTSGPDKADGWTTATGLGLQLRRHDGRLLYGHAGSMPGFLAGVWVSRSDDVAAVVLANATAGPAVAQIAADLIRIVAEHEPRIPEPWRPVSAVDPELLALTGLWHWGPAPHLMYLRADGGLELIPQGQTGRGSRFRAEPDGTWTGLDGYYAGETLRVVRAADGTAGHLDIGTFVFTRTPYDPGVDIPGGIDPDPWQAY; encoded by the coding sequence ATGGCTGTGCCTGCCGAGGAGCTGCTGCCAGGCACCCGCCGCGCCCTGCTGCACCGGCTGGCCGTCGGGCAGGCACAGGGGCGCACGCCCTCGCTGGTCGGCGCCGTCGTACGCGGCGGGCGACTGGTCTGGGCCGACGGCCGGAGCATGATCGACGGGCACAGCCCGGACGCGGACGTCCAGTACCGGATCGGTTCGATCACGAAGACCTTCGTCGCGGTCCAGGTCATGCGCCTACGGGACGAGGGGGCGCTGGATCTGGCCGACCCGCTGGCCCGGCACCTGCCCGACCTCGCGGCCACGCCCACAGCCGAAGCCGCGGCAGCGGCTGGCCTGGGGGCGGGGGTCGGCGCCGCAGGCGGCGCCGGAGCGCTGACGATCGCCCACCTGCTCGGCCACACCTCGGGCCTCGCCTCCGAACCTCCCGGGCCCTGGTGGGAGCGCACCCCGGGAACGCTGCGGCCGCGGCTCGGCGACGTGCTCGACGAGCCGCCGCTGCGCCATCCGCCGGGCCGCCGGTTCCATTACTCCAACCCCGGGTTCGCGCTGCTCGGTGCGCTCGTCAGCCGGCTGCGCGGGCAGCCGTGGGGCGACACGCTGCACCAGGAGCTGTTGGCACCGCTCGGCCTGAGCCGGACCACACTGCTCCCGCAGGCGCCGCACGCCGGTGGCTTCGCGGTCCATCCCTGGGCCGATGTGATGCTGCCCGAGCCTCTGCAGGACACCGGTGTGATGGCGCCGGCGGGCCAGCTCTGGTCGACCGCCGCCGACCTGGCCCGTTGGGCGGTGTTCCTGACCCGCGGCGACAAGGACATCCTGAGCGCCGACACCCTGGCCGAGATGCGCCAGCCCACCTCGGGCCCCGACAAGGCCGACGGCTGGACCACCGCCACCGGGCTCGGCCTGCAGCTGCGGCGGCACGACGGCCGCCTGCTGTACGGCCACGCCGGCTCGATGCCGGGATTCCTGGCCGGGGTCTGGGTGAGCCGAAGCGACGACGTCGCCGCGGTCGTCCTGGCGAACGCGACGGCAGGGCCCGCGGTCGCCCAGATCGCGGCGGACCTGATCCGGATCGTCGCCGAGCACGAGCCGCGCATCCCGGAGCCCTGGCGCCCGGTGTCCGCCGTCGACCCGGAGCTGCTGGCGCTCACCGGCCTGTGGCACTGGGGCCCGGCACCGCACCTGATGTACCTGCGCGCCGACGGCGGGCTGGAGCTCATCCCGCAGGGCCAGACGGGCCGCGGCTCCCGCTTCCGCGCCGAGCCGGACGGCACCTGGACGGGGTTGGACGGCTACTACGCGGGCGAGACCCTGCGCGTCGTCCGCGCGGCGGACGGCACCGCGGGCCACCTGGACATCGGCACCTTCGTCTTCACCCGCACGCCCTACGACCCCGGCGTGGACATTCCCGGCGGCATCGACCCGGACCCCTGGCAGGCCTACTGA